One genomic segment of Agromyces intestinalis includes these proteins:
- a CDS encoding efflux RND transporter permease subunit — MHLLAKLSMKNRALIALVTVVVAIFGGISLTSLKQELAPSIEFPQLSIVTAYPGASPDIVNTDVSTPIETAIQGITGLESTSTTSSTGVSRVTASFTYGTDLAFAEQKLLSAVNRIAGQLPDDVDPQVIALSLDDFPVISFAVTGVDDISALSDEITRTTLGEINDIDGVREATLVGDVGQRVTITPDQAKLASYGLTQQAIRDALSQNGLLVPAGTITEDDSTFAVQTGTKLGSIDDVSALPVIGGTAPALPAEGADGADAGDASADFGDEASDQGAFGAAAAAAPVELTIADVATVELTDNPVTSISRVDGEPALTISVTKLPSANTVEVSNAVKDLLPDLESSLDTTNSGATFTVVFDQAPYIEQSIESLATEGLLGLAFAVIVILLFLLSVRATIVTAISIPTSVLITFIGLQVADYTLNILTLGALTIAIGRVVDDSIVVIENIKRHLVEGVDKASTIVHAVREVAGAITASTITTVAVFLPIALVEGVTGELFRPFSLTVTIALLASLLVSLTIVPVLAYWLLKPAKLHKHDEAGEAAAAAFVDETAPTTGASGAVASSAIASSTPPADELEHPSRLQRGYLPIIEWTLKHSVSTLLIAVLVLGGTLALVPFMKTNFLGSSGQNTFQVTQELPVGTSLDAMDAASRQVEQVLLDTEGIETVQTSIGSGGRGLAAVFGGGSATVTYSVTTDESADQDALQAEVRDELADIDDVGEITLAASSGFGASNDIEVDITASNAEDLQAATDAVVDELRGVDALSQVTSNLADARPYIAVEVDRTAAAAAGFSEVALGGYVSAAMQPQTAGSVVIDEKTLTIYLAADNPPTTVDELSALAIPTMAGPVRLDSLATVEVVDGPATVTTVQGLRSATVTATPAGDDLGTASAAVTAAVDEADLPAGTSASLGGVTADQGDAFSQLGLALLAAILIVYIVMVATFRSLLQPLLLLVSVPFAATGAIALQVITGIPLGVASLVGVLMLIGIVVTNAIVLVDLVNQYRDRGMTVRDALLHGASRRLRPILMTALATIFALLPMALGITGHGGFISQPLALVVIGGLVSSTLLTLIVLPTLYHLVEGARERRKLRKQGEADASAAGSSAGSDVPPLPAGAEADATVE, encoded by the coding sequence ATGCATCTGCTGGCGAAGCTGTCCATGAAGAACCGTGCCCTCATCGCGCTCGTGACGGTCGTCGTGGCCATCTTCGGAGGGATCTCGCTCACCAGCCTGAAGCAGGAGCTCGCGCCGTCGATCGAGTTCCCGCAGCTGTCGATCGTGACGGCCTACCCGGGTGCGTCCCCCGACATCGTGAACACGGATGTCTCCACCCCGATCGAGACCGCGATCCAGGGCATCACGGGGCTCGAGTCGACGTCCACGACCAGCTCGACGGGCGTCTCGCGCGTGACGGCGAGCTTCACCTACGGCACCGACCTCGCCTTCGCCGAGCAGAAGCTGCTGTCGGCGGTGAACCGCATCGCGGGCCAACTGCCCGACGACGTCGACCCGCAGGTCATCGCGCTCTCGCTCGACGACTTCCCGGTCATCTCGTTCGCCGTGACCGGGGTCGACGACATCAGCGCGCTCTCCGACGAGATCACCCGAACCACGCTCGGCGAGATCAACGACATCGACGGCGTGCGCGAGGCGACCCTCGTGGGCGACGTCGGCCAGCGCGTCACCATCACGCCCGACCAGGCGAAGCTCGCGTCCTACGGCCTCACGCAGCAGGCCATCCGCGACGCGCTCTCGCAGAACGGCCTGCTCGTTCCCGCCGGCACCATCACCGAGGACGACTCGACGTTCGCCGTGCAGACCGGCACCAAGCTCGGCAGCATCGACGACGTCTCGGCGCTGCCCGTGATCGGCGGCACCGCCCCCGCGCTGCCGGCCGAGGGGGCCGACGGGGCGGACGCAGGCGACGCATCGGCCGACTTCGGCGACGAGGCATCCGATCAGGGCGCGTTCGGTGCGGCCGCCGCGGCCGCGCCGGTCGAGCTGACCATTGCGGATGTCGCGACCGTCGAACTCACCGACAACCCGGTGACGAGCATCTCGCGCGTCGACGGCGAGCCCGCCCTCACGATCTCGGTCACGAAGCTGCCGAGCGCGAACACCGTCGAGGTGTCGAACGCCGTCAAGGACCTGCTGCCCGACCTCGAGTCGTCGCTCGACACCACGAACTCGGGCGCGACCTTCACCGTCGTGTTCGACCAGGCGCCCTACATCGAGCAGTCGATCGAGTCGCTCGCGACCGAGGGCCTGCTCGGCCTCGCGTTCGCGGTCATCGTGATCCTGCTGTTCCTGCTGTCGGTGCGCGCGACGATCGTCACCGCGATCTCGATCCCGACGTCGGTGCTCATCACCTTCATCGGCCTGCAGGTCGCCGACTACACGCTGAACATCCTCACCCTCGGCGCGCTCACGATCGCGATCGGGCGCGTCGTCGACGACTCGATCGTGGTCATCGAGAACATCAAGCGGCACCTCGTCGAAGGCGTCGACAAGGCGTCGACCATCGTGCACGCGGTGCGCGAAGTGGCCGGCGCGATCACCGCGTCGACCATCACCACCGTCGCGGTGTTCCTGCCGATCGCGCTCGTCGAGGGCGTGACGGGCGAGCTGTTCCGCCCGTTCTCGCTCACCGTCACGATCGCGCTGCTCGCGTCGCTGCTGGTGTCGCTCACCATTGTTCCGGTGCTCGCGTACTGGCTGCTGAAGCCCGCCAAGCTGCACAAGCACGACGAGGCCGGCGAGGCGGCCGCGGCGGCGTTCGTCGACGAGACGGCGCCGACGACCGGGGCATCCGGTGCGGTGGCATCGTCTGCGATCGCATCCTCGACCCCGCCCGCCGACGAGCTCGAGCACCCCTCGCGCCTGCAGCGCGGCTACCTGCCGATCATCGAGTGGACCCTGAAGCACAGCGTCTCGACGCTGCTCATCGCGGTGCTCGTGCTCGGCGGCACCCTCGCCCTCGTGCCGTTCATGAAGACGAACTTCCTCGGTTCGTCGGGGCAGAACACCTTCCAGGTCACGCAGGAGCTTCCCGTCGGCACCAGCCTCGACGCCATGGACGCCGCGTCGCGGCAGGTCGAGCAGGTGCTGCTCGACACCGAGGGCATCGAGACCGTGCAGACCTCGATCGGTTCGGGCGGGCGCGGCCTCGCGGCCGTGTTCGGCGGCGGCAGCGCGACCGTCACCTACTCGGTCACGACCGACGAGTCAGCCGACCAGGACGCGCTGCAGGCCGAGGTGCGCGACGAGCTGGCCGACATCGACGACGTCGGCGAGATCACCCTCGCCGCATCGAGCGGATTCGGCGCCTCGAACGACATCGAGGTCGACATCACGGCCTCGAACGCCGAAGACCTGCAGGCCGCGACCGACGCGGTCGTCGACGAGCTGCGGGGCGTCGACGCGCTCAGCCAGGTGACGTCGAACCTCGCCGACGCCCGCCCCTACATCGCCGTCGAGGTCGACCGCACCGCCGCGGCGGCGGCCGGGTTCAGCGAAGTCGCGCTGGGTGGGTACGTCTCGGCGGCCATGCAGCCGCAGACCGCGGGCTCGGTCGTGATCGACGAGAAGACCCTGACGATCTACCTCGCCGCAGACAACCCGCCGACGACGGTCGACGAGCTCAGCGCCCTCGCGATCCCGACCATGGCGGGGCCCGTGCGGCTCGACTCGCTCGCCACCGTCGAGGTCGTCGACGGTCCGGCGACGGTCACCACCGTGCAGGGCCTGCGCAGCGCGACCGTCACCGCGACCCCCGCGGGCGACGACCTGGGTACCGCCAGTGCAGCGGTCACCGCCGCGGTCGACGAGGCCGACCTGCCCGCCGGCACCTCGGCGTCGCTCGGCGGCGTCACCGCCGACCAGGGCGACGCGTTCTCGCAGCTCGGCCTCGCGCTGCTCGCGGCGATCCTCATCGTCTACATCGTGATGGTCGCGACGTTCCGCTCGCTGCTGCAGCCGCTGCTGCTGCTCGTCTCGGTGCCGTTCGCCGCGACCGGTGCGATCGCGCTGCAGGTGATCACGGGCATCCCGCTCGGCGTCGCGTCGCTCGTCGGCGTGCTGATGCTCATCGGCATCGTCGTGACGAACGCGATCGTCCTGGTCGACCTCGTGAACCAGTACCGAGATCGCGGTATGACCGTGCGCGATGCGCTGCTGCACGGAGCATCCCGACGTCTGCGCCCCATCCTGATGACCGCGCTCGCGACGATCTTCGCGCTGCTGCCGATGGCGCTCGGCATCACCGGGCACGGCGGCTTCATCTCGCAGCCGCTCGCGCTCGTCGTCATCGGCGGCCTCGTCTCGTCGACGCTGCTCACGCTCATCGTGCTGCCGACCCTCTACCACCTGGTCGAGGGCGCGCGCGAGCGGCGCAAGCTGCGCAAGCAGGGTGAGGCGGATGCCTCGGCTGCGGGTTCGTCGGCGGGCTCCGATGTGCCGCCGCTGCCCGCGGGAGCCGAGGCCGACGCGACGGTGGAGTAG
- a CDS encoding GntR family transcriptional regulator, which yields MVETATSPVSHRVRVALLDRIVRGEWAPGTPLPSEAALCREFDTSRGTVRRALAGLRADGVVVGGRGRPPVVGKVVPAQSLDTLRSFTEWARSEGRVPGQRTLVLDRRSADSATAGLLGLDEGATVVALVRVRTLENVPVMLERSTFVPEVGRHLFGFDTDTGSVFAELARQGVALTSARHTIDAVGANRLDSEALRVPMGAPLLRERRRSSDATGRAVEVADDRFRPEQFSFRIDNAAG from the coding sequence ATGGTCGAGACCGCGACGTCACCCGTGTCGCATCGTGTGCGCGTCGCGCTGCTCGACCGCATCGTGCGGGGCGAGTGGGCGCCCGGAACTCCGCTGCCGAGCGAGGCCGCGCTGTGCCGTGAGTTCGACACATCGCGGGGTACGGTGCGGCGCGCGCTGGCCGGCCTTCGGGCCGACGGCGTCGTCGTCGGCGGGCGCGGGCGGCCGCCGGTCGTGGGCAAGGTCGTGCCCGCCCAGTCACTCGACACGCTGCGCTCGTTCACCGAGTGGGCGCGCAGTGAGGGCCGCGTACCCGGGCAGCGCACCCTCGTGCTCGACCGACGCAGCGCCGACTCGGCGACCGCAGGGCTGCTCGGGCTCGACGAGGGCGCGACCGTGGTCGCCCTTGTGCGCGTGCGCACGCTCGAGAACGTGCCCGTGATGCTCGAGCGCTCCACGTTCGTGCCCGAGGTCGGCCGGCACCTGTTCGGATTCGACACCGACACCGGCTCGGTGTTCGCGGAGCTGGCCAGGCAGGGGGTCGCGCTGACCTCGGCGCGGCACACGATCGACGCGGTGGGGGCGAACCGGCTCGACTCCGAGGCGCTGCGGGTGCCGATGGGGGCGCCGTTGCTGCGCGAGCGTCGACGGTCGTCGGATGCCACGGGCCGAGCTGTCGAGGTCGCCGACGACCGGTTCCGGCCCGAGCAGTTCAGCTTCCGCATCGACAACGCGGCGGGCTGA
- a CDS encoding copper-translocating P-type ATPase, which translates to MNTIEHDHHDEPTATHPHAGHERAGHDEHGGHGGHGMHGGHDTHDGHDGHDMHGGHRGHADHVGQFRRLFWIMLVLAIPTIAFSPMFADILGYPLPDNAVIPWISPVLGTVMYVWGGRPFLTGAWSELKARTPGMMLLIGLAITVAYFASLGASLGILDHHLDFWWELALLIVIMLLGHWIEMRSIAQASSALDALAALLPDEAERVTDAAEHAGIELVSPADLRVGDLVVVRPGARVPADGDVVEGTAAVDESMITGESRPVTRGLGDRVVAGTVATDTAIRVRVAAVGDDTALAGIQRLVAKAQASTSRAQRLADRAAGWLFWFALGAAVLTAIAWTVLGSPDDAVVRTITVLVIACPHALGLAIPLVVQIATERAAKGGVLVTDRLALETMRTVGAVLFDKTGTLTKGEPAVTEATSAPEFDLDGVIAVAAAVERDSEHPLARAIVAYAEARGIDIPAAESFESAPGLGVSAIIAGVPVFVGGPSMLAGRGSEPLVASEQWSSTGATVLHVIVGDVVAGAIALADEIRPESREAVDALHALGVQVVMITGDAEPVARSVAAELGIDRVFAGVRPADKSAKVQELQAEGLTVAMVGDGVNDAPALAQADVGIAIGAGTDVAIASAGVVLASSDPRSVLSVIELSRATYRKMTQNLWWAAGYNLVSVPLAAGVLAPIGFVMPMSVGAILMSLSTVVVALNAQLLRRLDLRPEASARTLR; encoded by the coding sequence ATGAACACCATCGAGCACGATCACCACGACGAACCGACGGCGACGCACCCGCACGCCGGGCACGAGCGCGCCGGGCACGACGAGCACGGCGGGCACGGCGGGCACGGCATGCACGGCGGGCACGACACGCACGACGGGCACGACGGGCACGACATGCACGGCGGGCACCGCGGACACGCCGACCATGTCGGCCAGTTCCGCCGACTGTTCTGGATCATGCTGGTGCTCGCGATCCCGACCATCGCGTTCAGCCCGATGTTCGCCGATATCCTCGGCTATCCGCTGCCCGACAACGCGGTGATCCCGTGGATCTCGCCGGTGCTCGGCACGGTCATGTACGTGTGGGGCGGGCGCCCGTTCCTGACCGGCGCGTGGAGCGAGCTGAAGGCTCGCACGCCCGGCATGATGCTGCTCATCGGGCTCGCGATCACGGTCGCGTACTTCGCATCGCTCGGCGCGAGTCTCGGCATCCTCGACCATCATCTCGACTTCTGGTGGGAGCTGGCGCTCCTCATCGTGATCATGCTGCTCGGCCACTGGATCGAGATGCGCTCGATCGCGCAGGCCTCGAGCGCGCTCGATGCGCTCGCCGCCCTGCTGCCCGACGAGGCCGAGCGGGTGACGGATGCCGCGGAGCACGCCGGCATCGAGCTGGTCTCGCCCGCCGACCTGCGGGTCGGCGACCTCGTCGTCGTGCGCCCCGGCGCCCGAGTTCCCGCCGACGGCGACGTCGTCGAGGGCACCGCGGCGGTCGACGAGTCGATGATCACCGGCGAGTCCCGCCCCGTCACCCGGGGCCTGGGCGACCGGGTCGTGGCCGGCACGGTCGCGACCGACACCGCGATCAGGGTGCGGGTCGCGGCGGTCGGCGACGACACGGCGCTCGCGGGCATCCAGCGGCTCGTGGCCAAGGCGCAGGCCTCGACCTCGCGCGCGCAGCGCCTGGCCGATCGCGCCGCGGGGTGGCTGTTCTGGTTCGCGCTCGGCGCGGCCGTGCTCACCGCGATCGCGTGGACCGTGCTCGGCAGCCCCGATGACGCCGTCGTGCGCACGATCACCGTGCTCGTCATCGCGTGCCCGCACGCGTTGGGCCTCGCGATCCCCCTCGTCGTGCAGATCGCGACCGAGCGTGCGGCCAAGGGCGGCGTGCTCGTCACCGACCGTCTCGCGCTCGAGACCATGCGCACCGTCGGTGCGGTGCTCTTCGACAAGACCGGCACCCTCACCAAGGGCGAGCCCGCGGTGACGGAGGCCACGTCCGCGCCCGAGTTCGACCTCGACGGCGTCATCGCGGTGGCGGCCGCGGTCGAGCGCGATTCGGAGCATCCGCTGGCCCGCGCCATCGTCGCGTACGCCGAAGCCAGGGGCATCGACATTCCCGCAGCCGAGTCGTTCGAATCGGCACCCGGACTCGGGGTGAGCGCGATCATCGCGGGTGTGCCGGTGTTCGTCGGCGGCCCCTCGATGCTGGCCGGTCGCGGCAGCGAACCGCTCGTGGCATCCGAGCAGTGGTCGTCGACCGGAGCGACCGTGCTGCACGTCATCGTCGGCGACGTGGTGGCAGGGGCGATCGCGCTGGCCGACGAGATCCGGCCCGAGTCGCGCGAGGCGGTCGACGCGCTGCACGCGCTCGGAGTGCAGGTCGTCATGATCACGGGCGACGCCGAGCCGGTCGCCCGCTCGGTGGCCGCCGAGCTCGGCATCGACCGGGTCTTCGCGGGCGTGCGCCCCGCGGACAAGTCGGCGAAGGTGCAGGAGCTGCAGGCCGAAGGCCTCACCGTGGCGATGGTCGGCGACGGCGTCAACGACGCACCCGCGCTCGCGCAGGCCGATGTCGGCATCGCGATCGGCGCCGGCACCGACGTGGCGATCGCATCGGCGGGCGTGGTGCTCGCGTCGAGCGACCCGCGGTCGGTGCTCAGCGTCATCGAGCTGTCGCGCGCGACCTACCGCAAGATGACGCAGAACCTCTGGTGGGCCGCGGGGTACAACCTCGTGTCGGTGCCGCTCGCGGCGGGCGTGCTGGCGCCCATCGGATTCGTGATGCCGATGTCGGTCGGCGCGATCCTGATGAGCCTGTCGACCGTGGTCGTCGCTCTCAACGCACAGCTGCTGCGACGGCTCGACCTGCGCCCCGAGGCATCCGCCCGCACGCTCCGCTGA